A single genomic interval of uncultured Pseudodesulfovibrio sp. harbors:
- a CDS encoding cache domain-containing protein, translated as MKRYRDWGMRSKVLSIFLTAVALILAGLMGYFLPVVGDSLMEEKRIATMSVVEVAYSVIDYWGEEASSGKVSKEEAQKLAMEEIRKMRYQGSEYFWINDVNHIVVAHGAKASLEGKDVGELKDKNGVYIFREFVKVAKRSGQGFVNYEWPKPGSSEDVPKVSFVKLYRPWGWIVGSGIYVDDVEAQVASLRWEILIPTIIVMGLLMLLVTFVVRSMVLPLQEAVDVSNRMSHGDLTKDIQVRSKDEVGQLSQAMSNMLRELRRVVGEVGEASEQVAAGSEELASSAIELSQGATEQASSVEEVSASMEEMTSSIGQNAENAQTTNTMTNQAAVDTEQGGQAVVKTVDAMKQIADKILIVEEIARQTNLLALNAAIEAARAGEHGKGFAVVAAEVRKLAERSGTAAAEISDLSVSSVKVAEEAGELLGKIVPDIRKTAELVQEITMTSNEQHTGGEQVNAAIQQLDKVIQQNASASEEVASTAEELSGQSVQLQQAIRFFKIDSHGTSPTSTVTVQKSPPGKPAGAQPKPIAPAPAAPSNQGVALDMDAEDSDFERF; from the coding sequence ATGAAAAGGTATCGAGACTGGGGAATGCGTAGCAAGGTCTTGAGCATTTTCCTTACGGCGGTGGCCCTGATTCTTGCCGGACTGATGGGATACTTCCTCCCGGTGGTCGGCGACTCTCTCATGGAGGAAAAGCGCATAGCAACCATGAGTGTGGTCGAAGTGGCATACAGCGTCATCGATTACTGGGGCGAAGAGGCTTCCTCCGGCAAGGTCAGCAAGGAAGAGGCCCAGAAGCTGGCAATGGAGGAAATCCGGAAGATGCGCTACCAAGGCAGCGAATACTTCTGGATCAACGATGTCAATCATATCGTCGTGGCACATGGAGCCAAAGCTTCGCTTGAAGGCAAGGATGTCGGAGAACTCAAGGATAAAAACGGCGTCTACATCTTCCGGGAATTCGTCAAGGTCGCGAAGCGATCCGGACAGGGCTTCGTCAACTATGAATGGCCCAAGCCCGGTTCTTCCGAAGACGTTCCCAAGGTTTCATTTGTTAAATTGTACCGCCCATGGGGCTGGATCGTCGGCAGCGGCATCTATGTGGACGACGTGGAGGCACAGGTCGCTTCCCTCCGTTGGGAAATCCTGATCCCGACCATCATCGTCATGGGTCTGCTCATGCTTCTCGTGACCTTTGTCGTACGCAGCATGGTCCTGCCGCTTCAGGAAGCTGTGGACGTTTCCAACCGCATGTCCCACGGAGACCTGACAAAAGACATTCAGGTTCGCAGCAAGGATGAAGTCGGACAGCTTTCACAGGCCATGTCGAACATGCTCAGGGAACTGCGCCGTGTCGTCGGCGAGGTCGGCGAAGCAAGTGAGCAGGTGGCCGCAGGCAGCGAGGAACTCGCCTCGTCCGCCATCGAACTCTCACAGGGAGCGACGGAGCAGGCCTCCAGTGTCGAGGAAGTCTCCGCATCCATGGAAGAGATGACATCGAGTATCGGCCAGAACGCCGAGAACGCGCAAACCACCAACACCATGACCAATCAGGCGGCAGTAGACACCGAACAGGGTGGACAGGCCGTCGTGAAGACCGTGGACGCAATGAAGCAGATCGCGGACAAGATTCTCATTGTCGAGGAAATTGCCCGCCAGACCAACCTGCTCGCACTGAACGCGGCAATCGAAGCCGCCCGCGCCGGAGAACACGGCAAGGGCTTCGCCGTTGTCGCGGCTGAAGTACGCAAGCTGGCCGAACGCAGCGGTACTGCCGCAGCCGAGATCAGCGACCTTTCGGTTTCCAGCGTCAAGGTCGCCGAGGAAGCAGGAGAACTGCTGGGCAAGATCGTGCCGGACATCCGCAAGACGGCTGAACTGGTGCAGGAAATCACGATGACAAGCAACGAGCAGCACACAGGTGGCGAGCAGGTCAACGCCGCCATTCAGCAACTCGACAAGGTCATCCAGCAAAACGCTTCAGCCTCTGAAGAAGTCGCGTCTACCGCCGAGGAACTGTCTGGCCAGTCCGTACAGTTGCAGCAGGCCATCCGCTTCTTCAAGATCGACTCCCACGGAACCAGTCCGACATCAACAGTCACTGTACAGAAGTCTCCTCCCGGCAAGCCTGCCGGGGCGCAGCCCAAACCGATTGCGCCCGCACCGGCAGCTCCTTCCAACCAAGGGGTAGCACTCGACATGGACGCCGAAGATTCCGACTTCGAGCGTTTCTAG
- a CDS encoding IMP cyclohydrolase produces MSDLKKMYSTLQEDPFPADLKLTLGGQELTFRKRTWEIDGETKGLRYGENPDQPAALYEPVEGALEVGGVKFIGAGQGLVSALTEEHMLQAGKHPGKTNLTDVDNALNILQYLSAKPAALILKHNNPCGAAWTDEGVSVALKRAFEADRIAAFGGAVVVNRTLDLATAELINSVYFEVVAAPAFDDDALAELKKKKNLRILQIPGITELETLVRQPFLDIKSLSDGGMVLQFSFRNAILDAGDFLPAKTEKDGSEFLARTPTKQEADDLLFAWAVEAGVTSNSVLFVRDGVTTAIGTGEQDRVGCVLLAVTKAYIKYADLLASSELGKSLFELKLAALKDPEMKAKLDDIEKRTAEAKGGLPGSVVVSDGFFPFRDGVDLCMDQGVTAIAQPGGSIRDWEVISAVNEATPQVAMVFTGQRSFKH; encoded by the coding sequence ATGAGCGATTTGAAAAAGATGTATAGTACATTGCAGGAAGATCCGTTTCCGGCTGACCTGAAATTGACTTTGGGCGGTCAGGAACTCACATTCAGGAAACGCACGTGGGAGATCGACGGCGAAACCAAGGGGCTTCGTTACGGTGAAAATCCGGACCAGCCGGCAGCTCTTTACGAGCCGGTCGAGGGAGCGCTTGAAGTCGGCGGCGTGAAGTTTATCGGCGCAGGACAGGGACTTGTTTCCGCACTGACCGAGGAACACATGCTTCAGGCGGGCAAGCATCCCGGGAAGACGAACCTGACGGATGTGGACAATGCCCTCAATATTTTGCAGTACCTGTCGGCCAAACCGGCGGCACTGATCCTCAAGCACAACAACCCCTGCGGCGCGGCGTGGACGGATGAAGGCGTATCCGTGGCCCTGAAGCGAGCTTTCGAGGCGGATCGAATTGCCGCATTCGGCGGGGCCGTCGTGGTCAACCGTACGCTTGATCTGGCAACGGCCGAATTGATCAATTCCGTTTATTTTGAAGTGGTTGCCGCGCCCGCCTTTGATGATGACGCTCTGGCGGAACTCAAGAAGAAAAAGAATCTGCGTATCCTCCAGATTCCCGGTATCACCGAACTTGAGACGCTCGTCCGTCAGCCGTTCCTCGACATCAAGTCGCTTTCGGACGGCGGCATGGTACTTCAGTTCTCCTTCCGCAACGCCATCCTTGATGCCGGGGATTTCCTTCCTGCCAAAACCGAGAAGGACGGCAGCGAGTTTCTTGCCCGTACTCCGACCAAGCAGGAAGCGGACGATCTGCTGTTCGCATGGGCTGTCGAAGCCGGTGTGACCTCGAACTCCGTGCTGTTTGTCCGGGACGGCGTGACTACGGCTATCGGTACCGGTGAACAGGATCGGGTGGGCTGCGTGCTTCTCGCCGTGACCAAGGCGTACATCAAGTATGCGGACCTGCTCGCGTCGAGTGAGCTCGGCAAGTCCCTGTTTGAACTCAAGCTTGCGGCTCTCAAGGACCCGGAGATGAAGGCAAAGCTCGACGACATCGAGAAGCGGACCGCCGAGGCCAAGGGTGGCCTGCCCGGTTCCGTCGTTGTCTCGGACGGCTTCTTCCCGTTCCGTGACGGTGTGGATCTGTGTATGGATCAGGGCGTGACCGCCATTGCACAACCCGGCGGCTCCATCCGTGACTGGGAAGTGATCTCCGCCGTGAATGAAGCCACCCCGCAGGTCGCCATGGTGTTTACCGGCCAGAGGTCGTTCAAACACTAA
- a CDS encoding methyl-accepting chemotaxis protein: protein MFNNLRIGVKLGIGFGTILLLTALVTFIGYNGMEHIQDRVDKADDVNRLVRLIDETRVQEKNFMIRKDTSSLKQHQEILKKIYEQAEITREKFNNKANKEQMLEVTAAVREYEKWFSNYLSLEKQKEQAMATMRREARIALQETEDLRATQKEHFSELFMSGTATHARLQDKLTKADDANRMIKWFLNARKDEKDYALWLDKKYLTQNKESLKKIFTLVSDLESRFTNERDLKQLKLVKESLLKYQGGFSHLVDCMNKQVSAEKAMVNSAHKAAEICHAARADQKAEMLDKISSANAMSLSTSGIAIAIGLAAAIFLTFSITGPIAKGVTFAEEMADGDFTKTLDIQQKDEIGILASALNNMVIKLQAIVADVGNATANVAAGSEELSAASQSLSQGATEQAASIEEISSSMEEMAANIGQNAENAKETDALANKAADDARESGTAVVQTVDAMRSIAEKISIIEEIARQTNLLALNAAIEAARAGEHGKGFAVVAAEVRKLAERSGTAAAEISDLSASSVGIAEQAGKMLQALVPDIEKTASLIQEITAASNEQNAGAEQVNQAITQLDIIIQQNASASEEMASTSEELSSQGQQLQHTMAFFKVNGAGHRLPSSSVTVTSRPTAALPNSTQADTHISAPKVNPVHISMNDADQEFEKF from the coding sequence ATGTTCAACAACCTACGGATCGGGGTCAAGCTGGGAATAGGCTTCGGCACGATCTTACTGCTAACCGCGCTTGTTACCTTTATTGGATACAACGGAATGGAACACATTCAGGATCGTGTAGACAAGGCGGACGATGTCAACCGCCTTGTTCGACTCATTGATGAAACACGGGTTCAGGAAAAGAACTTCATGATCCGAAAAGATACGAGTTCCCTGAAACAGCATCAAGAAATCCTGAAAAAGATATACGAACAAGCCGAAATAACACGCGAGAAATTCAACAATAAGGCGAACAAGGAACAGATGCTGGAAGTCACCGCAGCAGTCAGAGAATATGAAAAATGGTTCTCCAATTATCTCAGTCTGGAAAAACAGAAAGAGCAGGCCATGGCGACAATGAGGAGAGAAGCCAGAATAGCCCTGCAAGAGACTGAAGACCTGCGGGCCACCCAGAAAGAACACTTCTCTGAACTGTTCATGTCCGGGACCGCAACACACGCAAGGCTGCAAGACAAACTGACAAAGGCTGATGACGCCAACCGCATGATAAAGTGGTTCCTTAACGCCCGCAAGGATGAGAAGGATTACGCTCTCTGGCTCGACAAAAAATACCTGACTCAGAACAAGGAAAGCCTGAAAAAAATATTTACGCTGGTCAGTGACCTTGAGTCACGCTTCACGAACGAAAGAGACCTGAAGCAACTCAAGCTGGTGAAAGAGTCATTGCTCAAATATCAGGGCGGATTCAGTCATCTTGTCGACTGCATGAACAAGCAGGTCTCTGCCGAAAAAGCCATGGTCAATTCCGCACACAAGGCAGCCGAAATCTGTCACGCAGCGCGTGCGGACCAGAAAGCTGAAATGCTGGATAAGATCAGCAGTGCCAACGCAATGAGCCTGTCCACTTCCGGCATTGCCATCGCAATAGGTCTGGCTGCTGCCATCTTCCTGACCTTCTCCATAACAGGGCCTATCGCCAAGGGGGTCACCTTTGCCGAAGAAATGGCAGATGGAGATTTTACCAAAACACTGGATATTCAACAAAAAGACGAAATAGGTATACTGGCATCGGCCCTCAACAACATGGTCATCAAACTTCAGGCGATCGTGGCGGATGTAGGGAATGCTACAGCCAATGTCGCAGCAGGAAGCGAAGAACTTTCCGCAGCTTCCCAGAGCCTGTCACAGGGGGCGACCGAACAAGCCGCATCCATTGAAGAGATCTCGTCCTCCATGGAAGAGATGGCGGCAAATATCGGCCAGAACGCCGAGAACGCCAAGGAGACGGATGCCCTTGCCAACAAGGCGGCTGATGATGCCAGGGAAAGTGGAACGGCTGTCGTCCAGACGGTCGATGCCATGAGGAGCATTGCGGAAAAAATCTCCATCATTGAAGAAATCGCTCGCCAGACAAACCTTCTGGCACTGAATGCCGCCATCGAGGCAGCCCGCGCAGGCGAACACGGCAAGGGCTTTGCCGTTGTGGCCGCAGAAGTCCGTAAACTGGCAGAACGTTCAGGCACGGCAGCCGCCGAGATCAGCGACCTGTCCGCTTCGAGTGTCGGCATAGCCGAACAGGCCGGGAAAATGCTTCAGGCTCTGGTGCCGGATATTGAAAAAACCGCTTCGCTAATTCAGGAAATTACCGCAGCCAGCAACGAGCAGAATGCCGGAGCGGAGCAGGTCAATCAGGCTATCACCCAGCTTGATATCATCATCCAGCAAAATGCCTCAGCATCCGAAGAGATGGCTTCCACGAGTGAGGAACTCTCGTCTCAGGGACAACAGTTGCAGCACACCATGGCCTTCTTCAAGGTCAACGGAGCCGGACACAGACTGCCCTCCTCAAGCGTGACCGTCACATCCAGACCGACCGCAGCGCTTCCGAACAGCACTCAGGCCGACACGCATATCTCGGCACCCAAGGTAAATCCTGTTCACATAAGCATGAATGACGCCGATCAGGAATTCGAAAAGTTCTAA
- a CDS encoding methyl-accepting chemotaxis protein, translating into MLNNMRLGVKLGIGFGIVLLLTAVVAIIGYNGMQHVEDRVDKADDVNRLVRFIVEGRVQEKNFMLRKDSSSLKQHQETLSKLYEQATATSDKFQRQANKDQMAAVIAAVKEYENQFSIYLNLEEKKNQAMETMRSEARTALSETEALRADQKKQFSALFESGTATQAELEDKLTKADDANRMIKWFIDARKNEKEFIISSDEKYLTMNAESLQKIFALANDMESRFNSRTNIAQLGVVKKALTGYQEGFNQFTTFMNEQVVSEKAMVEAARKADEVCRTARAEQKADMLARMTNATIMSLSTSGIAIAIGLAAAIFLTLAITRPIAMGVRFAAEMAEGDFTKTLDIHQKDEIGVLASALNDMVLKLQSVVADVGNATDNVAAGSEELSASSESLSQGATEQASSIEEVSSSMEQMAANISQNAENAKETDSLANKAAIDAKESGTAVSQTVEAMKSIAEKISIIEEIARQTNLLALNAAIEAARAGEHGKGFAVVAAEVRQLAERSGTAASEISDLSESSVGIAEQAGNMLDALVPDIEKTAALVQEITASSNEQHAGAEQINQAISQLDLVIQQNASASEEMASTSEELSSQGQQLQHTMAFFKVNGAGHRLPSSSVTVTSRPVAALPHGNNGDSRETAPETATIHLNLDDAEQDFERF; encoded by the coding sequence ATGCTCAACAACATGCGTCTTGGAGTAAAATTGGGAATCGGATTCGGAATCGTATTACTGCTGACCGCAGTGGTCGCGATCATCGGCTACAACGGGATGCAGCACGTCGAAGACCGGGTAGACAAGGCGGATGATGTCAACCGCCTTGTCCGGTTTATCGTGGAAGGCCGGGTACAGGAAAAAAACTTCATGCTTCGAAAGGACTCAAGTTCCTTGAAGCAGCATCAGGAAACACTGAGCAAACTGTATGAGCAGGCAACCGCGACGAGTGACAAATTTCAACGGCAGGCCAACAAGGACCAGATGGCCGCTGTCATCGCCGCCGTCAAGGAATATGAAAACCAATTCTCCATCTATCTCAATCTGGAAGAGAAAAAGAATCAGGCCATGGAGACCATGCGGAGCGAAGCAAGAACTGCGCTGAGCGAAACAGAAGCATTGCGCGCCGATCAGAAAAAACAGTTTTCCGCCCTGTTCGAATCGGGAACCGCAACACAGGCCGAGCTTGAAGACAAGCTGACAAAGGCGGACGACGCGAACCGCATGATCAAATGGTTCATTGATGCCCGCAAGAATGAGAAGGAATTCATCATCTCCTCCGATGAAAAATATCTGACCATGAACGCGGAATCGCTCCAAAAGATCTTCGCACTGGCCAATGACATGGAGTCACGTTTCAACAGCAGGACCAACATCGCGCAATTGGGCGTAGTGAAGAAAGCCCTGACAGGATATCAGGAGGGATTCAACCAGTTCACGACTTTCATGAATGAACAGGTCGTTTCCGAAAAGGCCATGGTCGAGGCTGCACGAAAAGCCGACGAAGTCTGCCGCACCGCTCGGGCGGAACAAAAGGCCGACATGCTCGCGAGGATGACCAATGCCACCATCATGAGCCTATCCACTTCCGGTATCGCCATCGCAATCGGTCTGGCCGCCGCCATCTTCCTTACCCTCGCCATAACCCGGCCCATTGCCATGGGCGTCCGGTTTGCCGCGGAAATGGCTGAAGGCGACTTCACCAAGACACTGGACATACACCAGAAAGACGAAATCGGCGTATTGGCATCGGCTCTCAACGACATGGTTCTGAAGCTTCAATCAGTCGTTGCGGACGTCGGGAACGCCACTGACAACGTCGCAGCAGGAAGCGAAGAGCTTTCCGCTTCATCCGAGAGCCTCTCACAGGGGGCCACGGAACAGGCTTCGTCCATCGAGGAAGTCTCCTCCTCAATGGAACAGATGGCGGCGAACATCAGCCAGAATGCCGAGAATGCCAAGGAAACGGATTCTCTTGCCAACAAGGCCGCTATCGACGCCAAGGAAAGCGGAACCGCCGTAAGCCAGACCGTTGAAGCCATGAAGAGCATTGCGGAAAAGATATCCATCATCGAAGAAATCGCACGCCAGACGAACCTGTTGGCGCTCAACGCTGCCATCGAAGCGGCACGGGCGGGCGAGCACGGCAAGGGCTTTGCCGTCGTGGCTGCTGAAGTGCGCCAATTGGCGGAACGTTCGGGAACCGCAGCCTCGGAGATCAGCGACCTGTCCGAATCCAGCGTGGGCATAGCCGAACAGGCCGGTAACATGCTTGATGCATTGGTGCCGGACATCGAAAAGACCGCAGCACTGGTTCAGGAAATAACAGCATCAAGCAACGAACAGCATGCCGGTGCGGAACAGATCAATCAGGCCATCAGCCAGCTTGATCTCGTCATCCAGCAAAACGCCTCCGCTTCCGAAGAAATGGCCTCCACAAGTGAAGAGCTCTCGTCTCAGGGACAGCAGTTGCAGCACACCATGGCCTTCTTCAAGGTCAACGGAGCCGGACACCGGCTGCCATCCTCAAGCGTGACCGTCACGTCAAGACCGGTTGCCGCCCTGCCCCACGGCAACAATGGAGACAGCCGTGAAACGGCCCCGGAGACGGCCACCATCCACCTGAATCTGGATGATGCCGAGCAGGACTTCGAAAGATTCTGA
- a CDS encoding SemiSWEET transporter: MTRASMEIIGILAGFCTTASFVPQVVHTWRTKSVADISLRMYLLLCTGVALWLVYGLFVKSISLILTNGITLLLAGIVLVLKLRYRRTLRKQPDQAS; this comes from the coding sequence ATGACTCGTGCATCAATGGAAATCATCGGCATACTCGCAGGGTTCTGCACCACGGCATCTTTCGTTCCGCAAGTCGTCCACACATGGCGGACAAAATCCGTGGCAGACATATCCCTTCGCATGTACCTGCTTCTGTGCACCGGGGTAGCCTTGTGGCTCGTTTACGGCCTTTTTGTCAAATCCATCTCACTGATACTCACCAACGGCATCACCCTGCTGCTCGCAGGAATCGTACTCGTGCTGAAACTCCGCTACCGCAGAACGCTTCGAAAACAACCCGATCAAGCCAGTTAG
- a CDS encoding ribonuclease catalytic domain-containing protein, with amino-acid sequence MAKKTVFSPSVRPGTVVEFMHGDQPQLAWVLEESAGRLRILTINRKEMKLPAARLLPWFGPVRDSDTNRQGIQDILNAHQERRGEIQAGIDVMELWELAQGELDTAPLSWFADLLFEESGPDEIAALGRAMLSAKTHFKFRPPNFEIWPEEKVELRLRQKAEEKEREAVTSAGQTLLKELWTAYSQGRKPRLPVFEDELKARLELLLRHKVAGNLDEVEQKIWTAISKGLPDVPHIALLLAQAWGVLPPHHNYLLDEAEYEWGDVWWESFSNEIDEIETAFSNQVGEIESDEFISIDASTTRDIDDAFLMKKDGDDYVLSIALARPDAHWTFGSPFDRVIAHRATSLYLPEGTAHMMPEKLGTGLYSLLAGEKRPVLIAEFRLDSDGKLLSTTPREAWITVKANITYEAADAAIESGSDESLVLAYQLAEQLIERRISDGACVIRKPEPVVSVDGEGAQSAVSITLKEPCPLSELVISEFMILANSGLALWAKENDVPLLHRTQDIALPQESAGIFTEPAAILRAVKLLLPPILETTPKRHAALGVPAYAPITSPLRRYTDFINMSQVCSYLNEGEPRLDRDDLDHLAVNLGMRIKDVGAVQRFRPRYWKLVYLAKQRKSFQSAVIVDDNGSMATLAMPHLQINVRAPKKMLGDKLYPGQRFQINFSRVDPLTNEIKIAEALEE; translated from the coding sequence ATGGCCAAAAAAACCGTATTCAGTCCCAGTGTCCGCCCCGGTACGGTGGTGGAATTCATGCATGGCGATCAGCCCCAGCTTGCATGGGTCCTTGAGGAATCCGCAGGCAGGCTCAGAATTCTGACCATCAACCGAAAGGAAATGAAACTGCCCGCCGCGCGGTTGCTTCCGTGGTTCGGTCCAGTGCGCGATAGCGATACCAACCGGCAGGGGATACAAGATATTCTCAATGCCCATCAGGAACGGCGCGGCGAGATACAGGCCGGTATTGACGTCATGGAGCTCTGGGAACTGGCACAGGGTGAGCTTGATACCGCACCGCTTTCATGGTTTGCGGACCTGCTTTTCGAGGAATCCGGTCCCGATGAGATTGCCGCGCTCGGACGCGCCATGCTTTCCGCCAAGACGCATTTCAAGTTCCGTCCGCCGAATTTCGAGATATGGCCCGAAGAAAAGGTCGAACTGCGTTTGCGCCAAAAGGCAGAGGAAAAGGAACGCGAGGCGGTCACATCCGCCGGACAGACGCTGCTCAAGGAGCTGTGGACCGCTTACAGTCAAGGGCGAAAGCCCCGGCTTCCCGTGTTCGAAGATGAACTGAAAGCGCGGCTTGAGTTGCTTCTCAGGCACAAGGTCGCAGGGAATCTCGATGAAGTGGAGCAGAAAATCTGGACAGCCATCAGCAAGGGGTTGCCGGATGTGCCGCATATCGCCCTGCTGCTTGCTCAGGCTTGGGGTGTCCTGCCGCCGCACCACAATTACCTGCTCGACGAGGCCGAGTATGAGTGGGGAGATGTATGGTGGGAATCCTTTTCCAATGAAATCGATGAAATAGAGACGGCTTTTTCCAATCAGGTCGGCGAGATCGAGTCCGATGAATTCATCAGTATCGACGCCTCGACCACCCGTGATATTGACGACGCCTTTCTCATGAAAAAGGACGGCGATGACTATGTGCTGTCCATTGCCCTTGCACGGCCTGATGCTCACTGGACCTTTGGTTCTCCGTTTGACCGGGTGATCGCGCACCGCGCCACAAGCTTGTACCTGCCTGAGGGTACGGCGCACATGATGCCCGAGAAACTCGGCACAGGATTGTACAGCCTGCTTGCCGGTGAAAAGCGTCCTGTTCTCATTGCTGAATTTCGTCTGGATAGTGACGGGAAACTGTTGTCCACCACGCCGCGTGAGGCATGGATAACGGTCAAGGCCAATATCACTTATGAGGCTGCGGATGCCGCCATCGAATCCGGGAGCGATGAGTCGCTGGTTCTGGCTTACCAGTTGGCGGAGCAGCTCATTGAACGCCGTATCAGCGACGGAGCCTGCGTCATCCGCAAGCCCGAGCCTGTGGTTTCGGTGGATGGCGAAGGCGCGCAGTCGGCTGTGAGCATAACCCTCAAGGAGCCGTGCCCCCTGTCCGAACTCGTCATCAGTGAGTTCATGATTCTTGCGAATTCCGGCCTTGCCTTGTGGGCAAAGGAAAATGATGTGCCGTTGCTGCATCGTACGCAGGATATCGCGCTGCCGCAGGAGTCCGCAGGAATATTCACGGAACCCGCGGCGATTCTCCGTGCCGTCAAACTGCTGCTGCCGCCGATTCTGGAAACCACACCCAAGCGTCATGCTGCCCTTGGCGTGCCTGCTTATGCGCCCATCACGTCACCGTTGCGCCGTTACACCGACTTTATCAATATGTCGCAGGTCTGTTCGTACCTGAATGAAGGGGAGCCGCGCCTTGACCGGGATGATCTGGATCATCTTGCGGTCAATCTCGGCATGCGTATCAAGGATGTCGGCGCGGTACAGCGTTTCCGTCCGCGTTACTGGAAACTCGTCTACCTCGCCAAGCAGCGAAAATCCTTCCAGTCTGCCGTGATAGTGGATGATAACGGCTCCATGGCGACCCTTGCTATGCCGCATCTGCAAATCAACGTGCGTGCGCCCAAAAAGATGCTGGGCGACAAACTGTATCCCGGTCAGCGGTTCCAGATCAATTTTTCTCGCGTCGATCCGCTCACCAACGAGATCAAGATTGCCGAGGCGCTGGAAGAGTAA
- a CDS encoding glycosyltransferase family 4 protein encodes MTKKIAFIIQGGTDKFLAPVRNWVSDRFAFREINGSDTDGIHDALEWADLTWVEWVQDAAVRVSRLKRRGKLVMRMHGFEAYTSLPADVAWQNVDAFMVVSHHMTDILRLRIPDIEQHTEVFVLPNGVDTTQFNAPKDKTTTGKIAYVGQLRHTKNLPLVLQCFAAAHRDAPSRTLHLAGEYAGAEVEVMELMLYIDHMTHAMGLADAVTFHGQVSDMPAWLGDKDALISASIRESFGLGIAEAMACEVRPLIHNFPGAGSIFPQELIFNTVEECRTILAAEGPPSRALRAYALEHWPLATHLESLEELFDKMIG; translated from the coding sequence ATGACGAAGAAGATCGCTTTCATCATTCAGGGCGGAACCGACAAGTTCCTCGCCCCTGTTCGCAACTGGGTTTCCGACCGTTTTGCATTTCGTGAAATCAACGGTTCGGACACGGATGGGATCCACGATGCGCTGGAGTGGGCCGACCTGACATGGGTCGAATGGGTGCAGGACGCCGCAGTCCGTGTCTCACGCCTGAAACGCCGCGGTAAACTCGTAATGCGGATGCATGGTTTCGAGGCGTATACTTCGCTCCCTGCCGACGTCGCATGGCAGAATGTTGACGCTTTCATGGTGGTATCCCACCACATGACCGACATTCTCAGGCTGCGTATTCCGGACATTGAGCAGCACACGGAAGTATTCGTCCTGCCCAACGGGGTGGACACCACGCAATTCAACGCCCCGAAGGATAAAACGACTACCGGGAAAATCGCATACGTGGGGCAGTTGCGGCACACCAAAAACCTGCCGCTCGTGCTGCAATGCTTTGCCGCGGCCCACAGGGACGCCCCCTCGCGCACCCTGCATCTGGCAGGTGAATACGCCGGAGCCGAAGTAGAAGTCATGGAACTGATGCTCTACATCGACCACATGACGCACGCCATGGGGCTTGCGGACGCGGTGACGTTCCACGGACAGGTGAGCGACATGCCCGCATGGCTCGGGGACAAGGACGCGCTCATTTCAGCCTCCATCCGTGAGAGCTTCGGGCTTGGCATTGCAGAGGCCATGGCCTGCGAAGTCCGGCCTCTCATCCACAATTTCCCCGGTGCCGGTTCGATCTTCCCGCAGGAACTCATCTTCAACACGGTGGAAGAATGCCGAACCATCCTTGCTGCGGAAGGCCCGCCGTCACGCGCCCTGCGAGCTTACGCGCTTGAGCACTGGCCCCTCGCTACCCACCTTGAATCCCTCGAAGAACTATTCGACAAAATGATCGGCTGA